A DNA window from Scomber japonicus isolate fScoJap1 chromosome 14, fScoJap1.pri, whole genome shotgun sequence contains the following coding sequences:
- the LOC128372623 gene encoding polyribonucleotide nucleotidyltransferase 1, mitochondrial, giving the protein MRYLLRLRLPLARLQTRLCHQSVYSSHANPRRVGVDIGEKKLEISSGRFARFADGSAVVQLGETSVMVTAVSKTKPSPSQFMPLVVDYRQKAAAAGRIPTNYLRRELGTTDNEILTSRLIDRSIRPLFPAGYFYDTQILCNLLAVDGVNDPDVLAINAASAALALSDIPWNGPVGAVRVGMVDGQLLINPTRAEMTASSLNLIVVGAPCSQVVMIEASAENVLQQDFCHAVKVGVKHTQQIILAIQQLMREQKVTKRTPVKVFSAPADMVEYVRRVASERIYAVFTDYTHDKISRDEAINKVRLETEEDVKEKYPQAEPFEVIESFNTVSKEIFRNLVLNEYRRCDGRALTALRDISCSVDLFKPLHGSALFQRGQTQVLCSVTFDSLESSIKADIITTALSGIKDKNFMLHYEFPPYATNEVGKVGGINRRELGHGALAEKALRPIIPKDFPFTIRVTSEVLESNGSSSMASACGGSLALMDAGVPISSAVAGVAVGLISKPNPEKPAEILDYRLLTDILGIEDYLGDMDFKLAGTNKGITALQADVKIPGLPLKLVMEAIQQATVAKREILGIMNKCIAKPRETRKENGPVVENVRVPVSRRARFVGPGGYNLRRLQAQTGVTISQVDEETFSVFAPTPGAMNEAQEFISEICKDDQEQQLEFGAIYTATITEIRDIGVMVKLYPNMSAVLLHNSQLDHKRIKHPSALGLEVGQQIQVKFFGRDPTDGRMRLSRKVLQSPAASVVKTLSEKQSIAMQSSNHSDL; this is encoded by the exons ATGAGGTATCTGCTCAGACTGAGGCTGCCGCTCGCTCGGCTTCAGACCCGTCTGTGTCACCAGAGTGTTTACAGCAGCCATGCAAACCCACGCAGAGTTGGAGTGGACATTGGAGAGAA GAAACTTGAGATCTCTTCTGGGAGGTTTGCCAGATTTGCTGATGGATCCGCTGTAGTTCAG CTGGGGGAGACGTCTGTGATGGTGACCGCTGTGAGCAAAACCAAACCCTCTCCGTCTCAGTTCATGCCTCTTGTG gtggacTACAGGCAGAAAGCAGCAGCTGCTGGTCGAATCCCCACCAACTATTTGAGGCGAGAGCTGGGCACCACTGATAATGAGATTCTCACTAGTAGACTCATAG ACAGGTCGATTAGACCTCTTTTCCCTGCCGGTTACTTTTATGACACTCAG ATCCTTTGTAACCTGCTAGCTGTTGATGGTGTCAATGATCCAGATGTGCTGGCTATCAATGCAG CTTCTGCTGCTCTGGCGCTGTCTGACATCCCCTGGAATGGACCTGTTG gtGCTGTTCGCGTGGGCATGGTAGATGGACAGTTGCTGATCAACCCCACTCGGGCAGAGATGACTGCCAGTAGTCTCAATTTGATTGTGGTGGGAGCCCCTTGTAGTCAAGTGG tgatGATTGAGGCATCGGCTGAGAACGTGCTGCAGCAGGACTTCTGCCATGCGGTGAAGGTGGGAGTCAAACACACCCAGCAGATCATACTGGCCATCCAGCAGCTGATGCGGGAGCAGAAAGTTACCAAGCGCACCCCAGTCAAAGTCTTCTCAGCCCCCGCTGACATGGTGGAATATGTTCGCAG AGTAGCTTCAGAGAGGATCTATGCTGTTTTCACAGATTACACTCATGATAAG ATTTCTAGAGACGAAGCCATCAACAAAGTTCGACTAGAAACTGAAGAGGATGTAAAAG AAAAATATCCTCAAGCTGAGCCTTTTGAAGTCATTGAGTCCTTCAACACTGTGAGCAAAGAAATCTTCCGCAATTTGGTGCTTAATGAGTACAGAAG gtgtGATGGGAGGGCGTTGACTGCGTTAAGGGACATTTCTTGCAGTGTAGACCTCTTTAAACCTCTTCATGGCTCAGCTCTGTTTCAGAGAGGACAAACACAG GTGCTGTGCAGTGTCACATTTGATTCACTGGAATCCAGTATCAAAGCAGATATCATCACCACAGCTTTAAG TGGCATCAAAGACAAAAACTTCATGCTTCATTATGAA TTCCCTCCATATGCAACAAATGAGGTTGGAAAGGTGGGAGGTATAAACAGGAGAGAGCTTGGACATG GCGCCCTGGCCGAGAAGGCTCTGAGACCAATCATACCTAAAGACTTCCCTTTCACTATCAGGGTCACTTCTGAGGTGTTGGAGTCAAATG GATCCTCATCAATGGCCTCAGCTTGTGGAGGCAGCCTTGCTCTCATGGATGCAG GTGTGCCCATCTCTTCTGCTGTGGCAGGTGTCGCTGTTGGCCTCATCTCTAAACCCAACCCAGAGAAACCTGCTGAGATCCTGGACTACAGATTACTTACTGATATTCTG GGAATTGAGGATTACCTCGGAGACATGGACTTCAAATTGGCAGGAACAAACAAAGGCATCACTGCTTTACAG GCTGACGTTAAGATTCCAGGTTTGCCTCTGAAGTTGGTCATGGAGGCTATCCAGCAAGCCACAG tggCAAAGAGGGAAATCTTGGGCATCATGAACAAATGTATAGCAAAACCAAGAGAGACCAGGAAGGAAAATGGACCTGTTGTTG AGAATGTGCGGGTACCTGTCTCTAGACGAGCCCGCTTTGTTGGTCCAGGAGGCTATAACCTTCGCCGGCTACAAGCTCAAACAG gTGTGACAATAAGTCAGGTGGACGAGGAGACTTTCTCTGTGTTTGCCCCAACGCCAGGAGCCATGAACGAAGCCCAAGAGTTCATCAGTGAGATCTGCAAAGACGAT CAAGAACAGCAGCTGGAGTTCGGTGCTATCTATACTGCTACCATCACTGAAATAAG GGACATCGGTGTCATGGTGAAACTCTATCCCAATATGAGTGCTGTCCTGCTGCACAACTCACAGCTGGACCACAAACGG ATCAAACATCCAAGTGCTTTGGGTTTAGAGGTGGGACAGCAGATACAG GTCAAATTCTTTGGACGAGACCCAACAGACGGCAGAATGAGACTTTCGCGGAAGGTGCTTCAGTCCCCTGCTGCATCTGTCGTCAAGACTCTAAGCGAGAAACAAAGCATCGCCATGCAATCAAGCAACCACTCCGATTTGTGA
- the LOC128372622 gene encoding serine/threonine-protein phosphatase 4 regulatory subunit 3-like isoform X1: MSDTRRRVKVYTLNEDRQWDDRGTGHVSSTFVERLKGISLLVRAESDGSLLLESKISPNTAYQKQQDTLIVWSEADNYDLALSFQEKAGCDEIWEKICQVQGKDPALDITQDPIDESEEERFEEIPETSHLVELPPCELSRLEEIADLVTSVLSSPIRREKLALALMSEGYIKKLLGLFRVCEDLDNREGLHHLYEIVRGVLFLNKAALFEVMFSDECIMDVVGCLEYDPALVQPKRHREFLTKTAKFKEVIPITDSELRQKIHQTYRVQYIQDIILPTPSVFEENFLSTLTSFIFFNKVEIVSMLQEDEKFLTEVFAQLTDEATEDSKRRELVNFVKEFCAFSQTLQPQNRDAFFKTLANLGILPALEIVMGMDDLQVRAAATDIFSYLVEFSPSMVREFVMQEPQQTDDDVLLINVVIKQMICDSDPELGGAVQLMGLLRTLIDPENMLASTNKTEKTEFLSFFYKYCMHVLTAPLLANTAHDKNSKDLQEGSTKINPVCPDNFQTAQLLALILELLTFCVEHHTYHIKTYIMNKDLLRRVLVLMNSKHTFLALCALRFMRRIIGLKDEYYNRYIIKGNLFEPVINALLDNGTRYNLLNSAIIELFEFIKVEDIKSLIAHIVDNFYKALESIEYVQTFKGLKGRYEQEKDRQSQRINSRYRRDARSLDEDEELWFNDDDDDDDGEAVEKSRMEEDFSDSYGKYMEAKKGAANGANGANNNGKAAAIPPASPAVTPNNSSTSSVKTVALPATPVVKTALVGLVDYPDDEDEEEEDEEEEQSPRKRPRLSS; encoded by the exons ATGTCGGACACTCGGCGGCGAGTCAAAGTGTATACGCTGAATGAAGACCGGCAGTGGGACGATCGGGGCACCGGACACGTCTCGTCTACCTTTGTTGAACGCCTGAAGGGAATATCGTTATTAGTTCGGGCCGAATCAGACG GGTCACTACTATTGGAGTCCAAGATAAGCCCAAATACTGCATATCAGAAACAACAG GACACATTGATTGTCTGGTCAGAAGCAGATAATTATGATCTGGCTCTGAGTTTCCAGGAGAAAGCTGGCTGTGATGAAATCTGGGAGAAGATTTGCCAG GTGCAAGGGAAGGACCCTGCCCTGGACATCACCCAGGACCCCATCGATGAATCAGAGGAGGAGCGATTTGAGGAGATCCCAGAGACAAGCCACCTGGTGGAGCTCCCTCCTTGCGAGCTCAGCAGACTGGAGGAGATAGCTGACCTGGTtacctctgtcctttcttcgcCCATTCGGAGGGAAAAACTTGCCCTGGCCCTAATGAGCGAGGGCTACATCAAGAAACTCCTGGGTCTCTTCAGAGTATGTGAGGACCTGGACAACAGGGAAGGCTTACATCACCTCTATGAGATTGTCCGAGGTGTCTTATTCCTCAATAAAGCAGCCCTCTTTGAGGTGATGTTCTCTGACGAATGTATCATGGATGTGGTGGGCTGCCTTGAGTATGACCCAGCACTGGTTCAGCCTAAACGGCACCGGGAATTCTTGACCAAGACAGCAAAGTTTAAGGAGGTGATCCCTATCACGGACTCTGAGCTACGGCAGAAGATCCACCAGACCTACCGGGTGCAGTACATCCAGGACATCATTCTGCCCACGCCGTCTGTCTTTGAGGAGAATTTCCTCTCCACGCTcacctccttcatcttcttcaaCAAGGTGGAGATTGTCAGTATGCTGCAG GAGGACGAGAAGTTCCTAACAGAGGTTTTTGCACAGCTTACAGATGAAGCTACAGAGGACAGTAAAAGGAGAGAGCTT GTGAACTTTGTCAAGGAATTCTGTGCTTTTTCACAAACGTTGCAGCCACAAAACAGGGATGCTTTCTTCAAAACTCTGGCAAATCTAGGCATTTTACCTGCTCTTGAAATAGTCATG gGAATGGATGACCTGCAGGTGAGAGCAGCAGCTACAGACATCTTCTCCTACCTGGTGGAATTCAGCCCCTCCATGGTCAGGGAGTTTGTCATGCAGGAACCACAGCAGACTGATGAT GATGTGCTGCTGATTAATGTAGTGATCAAGCAGATGATTTGTGACTCAGACCCAGAGTTAGGAGGGGCGGTCCAGCTGATGGGTCTGCTCAGGACGCTTATCGACCCTGAGAACATGCTGGCTTCCACCAAT AAAACCGAGAAGACCGAATTTCTGAGTTTCTTCTACAAGTACTGCATGCATGTCCTGACTGCTCCTCTGCTGGCCAACACTGCACATGACAAAAACTCAAAAG ATCTACAGGAGGGATCAACCAAGATCAATCCAGTCTGTCCAG atAACTTCCAGACCGCTCAGCTCCTGGCGCTCATCCTGGAGCTGTTGACCTTCTGTGTGGAGCACCACACCTATCACATCAAGACTTACATCATGAATAAAGACCTGCTCAGGAGAGTGCTGGTGCTCATGAACTCAAAACACACCTTCCTCGCTCTTT GTGCCCTGCGTTTCATGCGAAGGATCATTGGTCTGAAGGATGAGTACTACAACCGTTACATCATCAAAGGGAACCTGTTTGAGCCTGTTATTAACGCCCTGCTGGACAACGGCACCAGATACAACCTCCTCAACTCAGCCATCATAGAGCTCTTTGAGTTCATTAAAGTG GAGGACATCAAGTCTCTCATAGCTCACATTGTGGATAACTTCTACAAAGCACTTGAATCCATCGAGTATGTCCAGACTTTCAAGGGCCTGAAAGGACGGTACGAGCAGGAAAAAGACCGGCAGAGTCAGAGAATCAACAG CAGATATCGCAGGGATGCACGGTCGTTGGACGAGGATGAGGAATTGTGGTTCAATGACGACGACGATGACGACGACGGGGAGGCTGTGGAGAAGAGCCGAATGGAAGAAGACTTCTCTGACAGCTACGGCAAATACATGGAAGCCAAAAAAG GAGCTGCCAACGGAGCTAATGGTGCCAACAACAACGGGAAGGCTGCTGCCATCCCGCCTGCCTCACCAGCCGTCACTCCAAACAACAGTTCAACTTCATCTGTGAAAACAGTTGCTCTTCCTGCCACACCAGTAGTGAAG ACTGCTCTGGTCGGTTTGGTGGACTACcctgatgatgaggatgaagaggaagaagatgaggaggaagagcagtcTCCGAGGAAGCGGCCCCGCCTGAGTTCTTAA
- the LOC128372622 gene encoding serine/threonine-protein phosphatase 4 regulatory subunit 3-like isoform X2, translating into MSDTRRRVKVYTLNEDRQWDDRGTGHVSSTFVERLKGISLLVRAESDGSLLLESKISPNTAYQKQQDTLIVWSEADNYDLALSFQEKAGCDEIWEKICQVQGKDPALDITQDPIDESEEERFEEIPETSHLVELPPCELSRLEEIADLVTSVLSSPIRREKLALALMSEGYIKKLLGLFRVCEDLDNREGLHHLYEIVRGVLFLNKAALFEVMFSDECIMDVVGCLEYDPALVQPKRHREFLTKTAKFKEVIPITDSELRQKIHQTYRVQYIQDIILPTPSVFEENFLSTLTSFIFFNKVEIVSMLQEDEKFLTEVFAQLTDEATEDSKRRELVNFVKEFCAFSQTLQPQNRDAFFKTLANLGILPALEIVMGMDDLQVRAAATDIFSYLVEFSPSMVREFVMQEPQQTDDDVLLINVVIKQMICDSDPELGGAVQLMGLLRTLIDPENMLASTNKTEKTEFLSFFYKYCMHVLTAPLLANTAHDKNSKDLQEGSTKINPVCPDNFQTAQLLALILELLTFCVEHHTYHIKTYIMNKDLLRRVLVLMNSKHTFLALCALRFMRRIIGLKDEYYNRYIIKGNLFEPVINALLDNGTRYNLLNSAIIELFEFIKVEDIKSLIAHIVDNFYKALESIEYVQTFKGLKGRYEQEKDRQSQRINRYRRDARSLDEDEELWFNDDDDDDDGEAVEKSRMEEDFSDSYGKYMEAKKGAANGANGANNNGKAAAIPPASPAVTPNNSSTSSVKTVALPATPVVKTALVGLVDYPDDEDEEEEDEEEEQSPRKRPRLSS; encoded by the exons ATGTCGGACACTCGGCGGCGAGTCAAAGTGTATACGCTGAATGAAGACCGGCAGTGGGACGATCGGGGCACCGGACACGTCTCGTCTACCTTTGTTGAACGCCTGAAGGGAATATCGTTATTAGTTCGGGCCGAATCAGACG GGTCACTACTATTGGAGTCCAAGATAAGCCCAAATACTGCATATCAGAAACAACAG GACACATTGATTGTCTGGTCAGAAGCAGATAATTATGATCTGGCTCTGAGTTTCCAGGAGAAAGCTGGCTGTGATGAAATCTGGGAGAAGATTTGCCAG GTGCAAGGGAAGGACCCTGCCCTGGACATCACCCAGGACCCCATCGATGAATCAGAGGAGGAGCGATTTGAGGAGATCCCAGAGACAAGCCACCTGGTGGAGCTCCCTCCTTGCGAGCTCAGCAGACTGGAGGAGATAGCTGACCTGGTtacctctgtcctttcttcgcCCATTCGGAGGGAAAAACTTGCCCTGGCCCTAATGAGCGAGGGCTACATCAAGAAACTCCTGGGTCTCTTCAGAGTATGTGAGGACCTGGACAACAGGGAAGGCTTACATCACCTCTATGAGATTGTCCGAGGTGTCTTATTCCTCAATAAAGCAGCCCTCTTTGAGGTGATGTTCTCTGACGAATGTATCATGGATGTGGTGGGCTGCCTTGAGTATGACCCAGCACTGGTTCAGCCTAAACGGCACCGGGAATTCTTGACCAAGACAGCAAAGTTTAAGGAGGTGATCCCTATCACGGACTCTGAGCTACGGCAGAAGATCCACCAGACCTACCGGGTGCAGTACATCCAGGACATCATTCTGCCCACGCCGTCTGTCTTTGAGGAGAATTTCCTCTCCACGCTcacctccttcatcttcttcaaCAAGGTGGAGATTGTCAGTATGCTGCAG GAGGACGAGAAGTTCCTAACAGAGGTTTTTGCACAGCTTACAGATGAAGCTACAGAGGACAGTAAAAGGAGAGAGCTT GTGAACTTTGTCAAGGAATTCTGTGCTTTTTCACAAACGTTGCAGCCACAAAACAGGGATGCTTTCTTCAAAACTCTGGCAAATCTAGGCATTTTACCTGCTCTTGAAATAGTCATG gGAATGGATGACCTGCAGGTGAGAGCAGCAGCTACAGACATCTTCTCCTACCTGGTGGAATTCAGCCCCTCCATGGTCAGGGAGTTTGTCATGCAGGAACCACAGCAGACTGATGAT GATGTGCTGCTGATTAATGTAGTGATCAAGCAGATGATTTGTGACTCAGACCCAGAGTTAGGAGGGGCGGTCCAGCTGATGGGTCTGCTCAGGACGCTTATCGACCCTGAGAACATGCTGGCTTCCACCAAT AAAACCGAGAAGACCGAATTTCTGAGTTTCTTCTACAAGTACTGCATGCATGTCCTGACTGCTCCTCTGCTGGCCAACACTGCACATGACAAAAACTCAAAAG ATCTACAGGAGGGATCAACCAAGATCAATCCAGTCTGTCCAG atAACTTCCAGACCGCTCAGCTCCTGGCGCTCATCCTGGAGCTGTTGACCTTCTGTGTGGAGCACCACACCTATCACATCAAGACTTACATCATGAATAAAGACCTGCTCAGGAGAGTGCTGGTGCTCATGAACTCAAAACACACCTTCCTCGCTCTTT GTGCCCTGCGTTTCATGCGAAGGATCATTGGTCTGAAGGATGAGTACTACAACCGTTACATCATCAAAGGGAACCTGTTTGAGCCTGTTATTAACGCCCTGCTGGACAACGGCACCAGATACAACCTCCTCAACTCAGCCATCATAGAGCTCTTTGAGTTCATTAAAGTG GAGGACATCAAGTCTCTCATAGCTCACATTGTGGATAACTTCTACAAAGCACTTGAATCCATCGAGTATGTCCAGACTTTCAAGGGCCTGAAAGGACGGTACGAGCAGGAAAAAGACCGGCAGAGTCAGAGAATCAACAG ATATCGCAGGGATGCACGGTCGTTGGACGAGGATGAGGAATTGTGGTTCAATGACGACGACGATGACGACGACGGGGAGGCTGTGGAGAAGAGCCGAATGGAAGAAGACTTCTCTGACAGCTACGGCAAATACATGGAAGCCAAAAAAG GAGCTGCCAACGGAGCTAATGGTGCCAACAACAACGGGAAGGCTGCTGCCATCCCGCCTGCCTCACCAGCCGTCACTCCAAACAACAGTTCAACTTCATCTGTGAAAACAGTTGCTCTTCCTGCCACACCAGTAGTGAAG ACTGCTCTGGTCGGTTTGGTGGACTACcctgatgatgaggatgaagaggaagaagatgaggaggaagagcagtcTCCGAGGAAGCGGCCCCGCCTGAGTTCTTAA
- the LOC128372622 gene encoding serine/threonine-protein phosphatase 4 regulatory subunit 3-like isoform X3: MSDTRRRVKVYTLNEDRQWDDRGTGHVSSTFVERLKGISLLVRAESDGSLLLESKISPNTAYQKQQDTLIVWSEADNYDLALSFQEKAGCDEIWEKICQVQGKDPALDITQDPIDESEEERFEEIPETSHLVELPPCELSRLEEIADLVTSVLSSPIRREKLALALMSEGYIKKLLGLFRVCEDLDNREGLHHLYEIVRGVLFLNKAALFEVMFSDECIMDVVGCLEYDPALVQPKRHREFLTKTAKFKEVIPITDSELRQKIHQTYRVQYIQDIILPTPSVFEENFLSTLTSFIFFNKVEIVSMLQDEKFLTEVFAQLTDEATEDSKRRELVNFVKEFCAFSQTLQPQNRDAFFKTLANLGILPALEIVMGMDDLQVRAAATDIFSYLVEFSPSMVREFVMQEPQQTDDDVLLINVVIKQMICDSDPELGGAVQLMGLLRTLIDPENMLASTNKTEKTEFLSFFYKYCMHVLTAPLLANTAHDKNSKDLQEGSTKINPVCPDNFQTAQLLALILELLTFCVEHHTYHIKTYIMNKDLLRRVLVLMNSKHTFLALCALRFMRRIIGLKDEYYNRYIIKGNLFEPVINALLDNGTRYNLLNSAIIELFEFIKVEDIKSLIAHIVDNFYKALESIEYVQTFKGLKGRYEQEKDRQSQRINSRYRRDARSLDEDEELWFNDDDDDDDGEAVEKSRMEEDFSDSYGKYMEAKKGAANGANGANNNGKAAAIPPASPAVTPNNSSTSSVKTVALPATPVVKTALVGLVDYPDDEDEEEEDEEEEQSPRKRPRLSS; encoded by the exons ATGTCGGACACTCGGCGGCGAGTCAAAGTGTATACGCTGAATGAAGACCGGCAGTGGGACGATCGGGGCACCGGACACGTCTCGTCTACCTTTGTTGAACGCCTGAAGGGAATATCGTTATTAGTTCGGGCCGAATCAGACG GGTCACTACTATTGGAGTCCAAGATAAGCCCAAATACTGCATATCAGAAACAACAG GACACATTGATTGTCTGGTCAGAAGCAGATAATTATGATCTGGCTCTGAGTTTCCAGGAGAAAGCTGGCTGTGATGAAATCTGGGAGAAGATTTGCCAG GTGCAAGGGAAGGACCCTGCCCTGGACATCACCCAGGACCCCATCGATGAATCAGAGGAGGAGCGATTTGAGGAGATCCCAGAGACAAGCCACCTGGTGGAGCTCCCTCCTTGCGAGCTCAGCAGACTGGAGGAGATAGCTGACCTGGTtacctctgtcctttcttcgcCCATTCGGAGGGAAAAACTTGCCCTGGCCCTAATGAGCGAGGGCTACATCAAGAAACTCCTGGGTCTCTTCAGAGTATGTGAGGACCTGGACAACAGGGAAGGCTTACATCACCTCTATGAGATTGTCCGAGGTGTCTTATTCCTCAATAAAGCAGCCCTCTTTGAGGTGATGTTCTCTGACGAATGTATCATGGATGTGGTGGGCTGCCTTGAGTATGACCCAGCACTGGTTCAGCCTAAACGGCACCGGGAATTCTTGACCAAGACAGCAAAGTTTAAGGAGGTGATCCCTATCACGGACTCTGAGCTACGGCAGAAGATCCACCAGACCTACCGGGTGCAGTACATCCAGGACATCATTCTGCCCACGCCGTCTGTCTTTGAGGAGAATTTCCTCTCCACGCTcacctccttcatcttcttcaaCAAGGTGGAGATTGTCAGTATGCTGCAG GACGAGAAGTTCCTAACAGAGGTTTTTGCACAGCTTACAGATGAAGCTACAGAGGACAGTAAAAGGAGAGAGCTT GTGAACTTTGTCAAGGAATTCTGTGCTTTTTCACAAACGTTGCAGCCACAAAACAGGGATGCTTTCTTCAAAACTCTGGCAAATCTAGGCATTTTACCTGCTCTTGAAATAGTCATG gGAATGGATGACCTGCAGGTGAGAGCAGCAGCTACAGACATCTTCTCCTACCTGGTGGAATTCAGCCCCTCCATGGTCAGGGAGTTTGTCATGCAGGAACCACAGCAGACTGATGAT GATGTGCTGCTGATTAATGTAGTGATCAAGCAGATGATTTGTGACTCAGACCCAGAGTTAGGAGGGGCGGTCCAGCTGATGGGTCTGCTCAGGACGCTTATCGACCCTGAGAACATGCTGGCTTCCACCAAT AAAACCGAGAAGACCGAATTTCTGAGTTTCTTCTACAAGTACTGCATGCATGTCCTGACTGCTCCTCTGCTGGCCAACACTGCACATGACAAAAACTCAAAAG ATCTACAGGAGGGATCAACCAAGATCAATCCAGTCTGTCCAG atAACTTCCAGACCGCTCAGCTCCTGGCGCTCATCCTGGAGCTGTTGACCTTCTGTGTGGAGCACCACACCTATCACATCAAGACTTACATCATGAATAAAGACCTGCTCAGGAGAGTGCTGGTGCTCATGAACTCAAAACACACCTTCCTCGCTCTTT GTGCCCTGCGTTTCATGCGAAGGATCATTGGTCTGAAGGATGAGTACTACAACCGTTACATCATCAAAGGGAACCTGTTTGAGCCTGTTATTAACGCCCTGCTGGACAACGGCACCAGATACAACCTCCTCAACTCAGCCATCATAGAGCTCTTTGAGTTCATTAAAGTG GAGGACATCAAGTCTCTCATAGCTCACATTGTGGATAACTTCTACAAAGCACTTGAATCCATCGAGTATGTCCAGACTTTCAAGGGCCTGAAAGGACGGTACGAGCAGGAAAAAGACCGGCAGAGTCAGAGAATCAACAG CAGATATCGCAGGGATGCACGGTCGTTGGACGAGGATGAGGAATTGTGGTTCAATGACGACGACGATGACGACGACGGGGAGGCTGTGGAGAAGAGCCGAATGGAAGAAGACTTCTCTGACAGCTACGGCAAATACATGGAAGCCAAAAAAG GAGCTGCCAACGGAGCTAATGGTGCCAACAACAACGGGAAGGCTGCTGCCATCCCGCCTGCCTCACCAGCCGTCACTCCAAACAACAGTTCAACTTCATCTGTGAAAACAGTTGCTCTTCCTGCCACACCAGTAGTGAAG ACTGCTCTGGTCGGTTTGGTGGACTACcctgatgatgaggatgaagaggaagaagatgaggaggaagagcagtcTCCGAGGAAGCGGCCCCGCCTGAGTTCTTAA